The Trichosurus vulpecula isolate mTriVul1 chromosome 9, mTriVul1.pri, whole genome shotgun sequence region GCACTGTATTACTTTGGTCAcaatatttctttctgttccaAATCTAAAATTGGACTAACAATCAGTGTTACCTAATTCAGAGTCATTAATATGAGCAGAATAGCAAAATGTAACTAATCCTTGGGATTAAGCTATGTAGggtgtttttttaagttttacctTATATTGTTAGAGTATAATATTTATTACTAATCACTTCAAAAATATTCTAGTGACCCCGCAGCAATAAAACACAGTAGCCAAAGATGATATCCACTGCATTAAGAGGAAATGGACCAAAAGAGATGGGTTGCTCAAAGAGGCATTTGTATGTCAGAATAACCTGGACTAAATGTTGGAATttcaagagagacagaagagagggaaaggaggcacAAGTACAAAGAAATAATGAGAGATAATAAATCTGTGACAGATTATAGATTATACACAAACCACCCTCTCTTGCAGAGATGCTGTTGCTGAATTCAATCACTACTGACCTAGTCATTAAAAGGTTGCATTTGACAAATCAGTTATTAGGAGTCAAAAAAGGCAAGATGattttacaaacagaaattatgagtGTACACTTGACTCCCATAtagatgaatatgaagaaaaagtaaatgaagtTACACATCCTTCCCTTAAGGTCTGCAGAGCAGATACTGAGTTGCATGTAAGACCACCCTGAGAAGATGCGAATGGAGTTGCTGTCCGTGGTACTATTATTTCGAGCGTTTGTGGTGCCAATTCTGCCCTGAGCAGGCTTTCCCAataatttaaagctggaagggcccttaaaaTACTCTAGTCCCCAatcccttgttttacaaatgagacacCTGATTTTCAGAGAGttgaaattatttgcccaagttcacacaaacAGAAAGTACTAGAGGCAGGCTTCAAAATTCAGTTTCCCTAACTTCAAATTTAATGGTCTTCTCACTCTAACATGCTACCTCTTACGAATATCTCAATCATATTGCTGTCTTTGCCTGCCTTTTTCTTACTcaccaaatttgacctcatagtcCTCATTTCTCCCAAACATTTTCTAGAATAATAGTTCACACTTACATAGAGcttttttgtttacataaaaTGATTTCATATTGATGGTCTTGCctggtcctcacaataactccatgaagaaggcaagaaaaaaaggCATAGAGCCTTAACAAGTgtagcttacccaaggtcatacagctagacaAAACTAGTCAAAGAACCCAGCTTTTCTTACCCCCTTTGCGCTGTCAAACTTGCTTTCCAAGCAAAAACTTTAGATTGGTGTCCCTATATGAGGAAAATATGTTGTAACAATTAAACCCAGAtcatttatttccagttctttttataTTGTTTGCATGGTCCATAGAAAATTAAGGCCTAGATTAAAAAGCCAGTTACAAGGACATAGCAGCCTTAATAGTCACATTAGTATGACCAGGATTCATTAGATGGGGTGTCCTAGCAGCAAATTTTATATCAGCAGCTTTAAAATTCTGGTTTCctcaagagaaaaaggaaacagcaaagaagagagtaaaagaaaGGTTATAGATATAGCACTAGAAAGtgtttcagaggtcatctggttcaatcctttcattttatggagagAAAATCATAAGTAGTTCACATTCATGTGAATTACAAGAAAGAAATTCTGACAAATACCCAGTTTCTATGTCTTAATCTCATGAAAGTGATCAACTTGCCTTTTAAATCTCCTCAGTCAACACTGAAGAAATTGTCCTCTTCAGTACACTTAACTACATTGTCATTATAAGCCAAAGCTCTTCAGACAGCCCACCCATAAGTATATTCACCATTATATTtcctcagaaaaataaaatttgatccCAGGTAGACATAACCTATCATTATCTTCCTATCCTACCTGCACagacagtatttaaaaaaaaatcttttaggtAACgcatatatttatttaacacTAAACCTAATGAGCATGAAACTGGGAGATGGCTGCcatatattttgtttccaaaaaaaaaaaaagtcctaccaaaCATTTGGCCTTTATACTCACAGAAAATGAATGACTGCTCAGCTGTTTCATGACAGCACCACaccctgttttatttttatgactATATGTTTAATTATAATTGCATAAATTCCCTtgacaataaaaatttaattgcTTGCCAAGATGGTGGGTTTAAATAGGTGAAAGTGGAAACAAGGAAACACTGAATGAACATATTGAAATCATATGGGCcatgatttcttttcattaaaatatattttcctcttacgctgcattttcttttttctgatgcATTACATCCACCTAGTTCTATCGGTACTTCAAaggaaaaacacacatacacatgcaaaacAGGATACTCAAGATTTTTCAGTGTTTCTGGCTGCCAGACACGCCCAAGTAAGAAAGCTTCTTCACTTGATGCAAGACTTGGTTTCAGGGAAGCCTCTGAAATGCCAAGTCCTTCCTGAAAAGGGTTTGCCCAACATGACAGGTGCAGAACTGTCACTAACTGGTCTTCTACAAAAGGGAGAACTCTCGGAAAGGAGGAATTATTTAAATGTCTATTGTAAATATCTCACTAAACCTTCAGCTGAAAAAAATCGGTCGTTTAAACCACTGAGTGGCGCCAGCGGAGCGAATCCCAGGAATTGGGTTTAAGAGTAAAAGCTAGTGGCATTGAGACATAGATAACAAAAGCATTTGAGCTGGCCTGCTGTTTTCCCATAAGAAAGAAGGGAGCAAATATGACTACTTgaagatgggggaagaggaaggggaggtgtTTCTGCAAGTATTTCCGAAGTCTTTTAGGCTCCTGCCTTGCATTTGGACTACGAATTTGGGGTGGAATGTTCCGGGGAGTACGAAGCGGCAACCTGTTCTAGGGTCCGGGTGGTCCACCTGAATAGATTTGCAATGCATGCGCCTCAGTGTCTACACCAGCCCTCCCCTTCTCAAGGGAGTGTGGTAGCTCCTGATTGTCTGCCGTGATGTCATCGGCTGACTGGTGAAAAGGCAGGCAAGTTAGAACAAGTTCAGCGCTAGCCTGGAGCGGAGGTGGAgccatgggggggtggggagagtcgGACACAGTCCCAGCTGGAGAGAACAAATAATTTCAGTCTCTCAGGCGCGTATTCCCTTTACCGCAACTAGGCAGAGGTGGGAAAGGTTTTTGCTTCGGCACTGCCCAGGTGCTTCCAGAGTACTGGAACCCCTTTCATTAGCAGAGGCGAGGAAGACTTTCACTTATTAGGTTCACCCTAGAGTCCTCATAGGGGTGGAAAGCTGGGACTAACTAGTACTCTGGACTGCGAAACCACGGGTCACTGAACTGGAAAGGGGCTTTAGGGGGTGGCTGAAAGCCCAGCTATCAGCTTTGAGACTCAGCGCAAGAAGACAGAAACAATAGAAGAGGTGAAGCAACCTTCTCCAAGAAGGAGCAAAGGCCCTggagtgaagaagggaaggaggaaagagaagtacACAGAGTGAGCCTTGAAATATCCAGTAGAGGCATTCACGGGtactgaaatgacagaaaaatcagaagaggaaaggagttTTCGCCTCGGCAGCTATCTCGACCTGACAAGTGTCGCTGCCCGAGGGCAAGTAGAACGTTTGCAGGAGCTCCTGGCAGCGGGAGCAGATCCCAACGGAGTCAATCGCTTTGGAAGGCGGCCCATCCAGGTACCTGGGGCCATACTGGATGGTCGGTAGAGGGCGGGAGAGTAGCAGGAGCTTGGCCTTGGGATGGTTTTGTGAAATAGGCGGTACTTGGGGCAGAGAAGTCGGGCGCTGCAACATTTCCCCAGCAGGTACTGGTGCTTTGCGTGTGAGATTCGGTGAAATGCGttattaaaagaaatgaatttttttaaatagctggATAATAACATAATGCACCAcacgatttttaaaaaatagttttaaaaatgtcCGAGatgtcctcttcccttctcttctcccattctgAAAGCTCTTTGTGGATTTActttgggccttttttttttttttttctgtttattgacTTTTACTGATAACGCATACAGGCTGGAAAGTAAACGAAAAGTTCCGCAATTCAGAAGGTATGCAAGtatttctacttctctctctctctctctctctctctctctctctcactacacacactacacacgcacacacacacgcacacacacacacacacacacacacacacacacacacaccaggaatACTAATgctatttttcaattttaaaaaaaaggtaaatgataTGTTTATATACGGGTATGTTATATGTCAGAGAATCGGGAAAAGAAAATTATGCTACCTTGAGATTGATATCGGTATTACATACAGCAGGAAGGGTTGGGGAGACTTCATGCTTATTTGAGCAATTGGTATGTTTTCAGAcgcattacattttaaaagattctaaATGTAGGTCGAGCCTTGTAATGAAAGTACCATATGCGTATTATACTCATTATTCATTGATACTCCCAGACTTTAAAAGAGTATCGAAAGAGAAAGCATCTTCCAAGAAAGCTTATttcaataactttaaaaaaaaaaaaccgtccCGACTTCTTCGTCATTTCCCTGCGAGAACATTTTGTCTATAGAGGAACAATTTCATGAGTCTCCCTCCTCAATACTTGGAGTCAAAGAAAGTAGTCCGTTTCATTATTGCCTTTTACTATACTATACTGATTTAAAACTGccgatttaaaaaaaatttcattccattcatatgtGTTTTATAACATACATATAACAGAAGGGCAACAGACATACTTTGATCTCTTAGATCTTAAAATGTTATAAGGATTTATATTGCGTACTATTACTATATTATTTTGTTGGAGAACCAgttttattttccagttctccTTATTATGCCCCTTCTACTTCAAAATATTTCTACTGTACTTTGAATGGCAGAAGCTAGtttcatgtgtgtgtacataagtatgtatgtacatgtaaatgtgtgtttatgtatgtgtgtataggtgctcatccacatatatacatacatacgtatgtgtatgttcCAACTCAAGTTCTTGACTACTTAAGCATATTTGTTTCCACTTCACCTGACTCcacttccaaaagaaaaaaaaaacattaatattcTCCATTTGAAAAGTTCATTTTATAAGTTTATTCTATaagtcactttaaaaatatttgtttaaaaattggAATTACTCAATCTTTATATAGATGTGTATGGGGAATGTTGCTGGTAGTCTAAAGGATTTTACTGCTAAAACtccaactttcttttaaaataaataaatgacactTTTTTACAGagcaaaaatgcttattttactctttggacatatacatgtatatacatgttatacataTACTTTATCTTTTATACATGTATCTTTTAGATTTTTTCCAATTTGAAATTTAATTTCAACACTAATAGTTAAAATGGTCAAATTTTGTTTTACAAAATTTTTAATTGTAAGAAAACTAGTAGTATGTAATTTCCTAAAACTTACATCATTTTCTAAAAAGGGTTACTCTACTAATTtaccattattttaaatggggggggggtgggaaatgaTATGTAAAGTTGACAGCtgagaaatttattttaacttatttttatatGTGGATTTACATaaaatagacatatatgtataattccTTTCTCACTCACTACtatgaaaaattaatttatgaaaaaTTTCCAGGCATATAGCAAATTTGTAATTGCGCGTGTATAGATATATCTCCACTGGCGTAAGTTAGGCATTCACATCAACTCATTGACTTCTCTCCAATTATCTTCTAGGTCATGATGATGGGTAatgctggagtggcagagctccTACTGAAGCATGGAGCAGATCCCAACATCCCTGACCCCACCACCCTCACCCTACCAGTCCATGACGCAGCCCGGGAGGGTTTCCTGGACACTCTGATCTTGCTTCATCGTGCAGGAGCACGATTGGACATTGGAGACTCTCTGGGCCGCCTCCCCTTGCACCTAGCCCAGCAGCAGGGACACCACCAAGTCACTTTATACCTTCGAGCAGTTACGGGGGATTGAAAGCAATGATGAAACTGGTCCACCCTGGGGacttcttacccttttccccttgacCTCCACAGCAGCTCCAAACAGATTGAGAAAAGCATGCCTGGAAGGTGACAGGGGGCAGCTTTAAACATACTCCCTTATGCACCTTCTCAGATGGGATGACAAGTTTCTAATAGAGACCCACCCAGCCAAAGCTCCCCCAGAAGAAAGAAGGTGTATTCAAATTCTAGCTATACCCTCAACTGTTTCCTTGGTTTTCTCAGTTTACAGTAAAAACAGTAGCTGAGTAGAAATGGAGAAGCAACTTTTTGGTCAGGATTTCCCATATGAGGAGATAGAAACAGGGTAGAAAAATCTGCAAATGTGAGACTTGTAAATAGGTAATTTGTGGTGGGAAGTTAGTGAGGTGGTGGGTAGAGgactttttttctctgaaggtgaAGGAATGATGCTCTATGCAGTACTGTCTCATCCAAATAGGCATCGCTGGTGGAGGAACCAGTTGGAAAAACTTTCACTCGAGTGAAGGGATTGGCAGTAGTGTAGGAATTCTCCCCGATTTAACTGGAGTGTCCTAGAACACTGGTAATATTGGTACAAACAAAGTGGGGGTAAGGAGATAGTTTTAATGATGCAGGTAGATTTTATTATGGGAGAAAGATATTCTACTGAATTTTGCAAGGAAGCCAAAGATGACAAATAGAACCGATGTGCTCACTTTGTGGGGGTCAGATTTATTCAGTCTGGCTTAaagcagaagggaagggagaactgGAAGTCACAGATTTGCCCATAAACTTTAAAAACCAAGAGTTCCAATGATAGATGGCTCTCTGAAATGTTTTTGCCACTATTAGTGTGTTTTGGGTCCCTGAAGGTCCACATCACCTCAAAGGTTCTAGTCAGGATGAAAgagcaaagtggaaaaaaaaaatgtgagagttagggaagtgtttttaaaaagattctttgAAACCTAGACTAACTGTATTGGGAAAGTGCCATAGCACCATGTAAACTGAACAAACTCATGCCTAAAACATCCATGTTAATTTTACTATAGTGATTAGATATCAAGGAATTCAGTGCCGCATCCTGGGAGGTTTCTATTAGAACAACATTAATTACAACCTGTTTACTAGTTTAAACTGAGATAATGGATCTCTTTACATCTCTTTCAAACCCACCCGGAAGCCAAAGTCTGAATTCAAGACCCAAACTGGCTTTTGTGACCCCAGGCTAGTTAGACTTAATCTCTTAGGATTctaagcaactctttaagacaaAGAAAGTTGTTTACCTCAGTTGCAGGGAAGGTGTTAACCTGAATAGGTAGATGGAACTTCCTCACTGGAGAGCTCCCTAAGCCAGGGACATCACAGATCTACTCTCTATCCCTAACCTATTCATCTGTTGTTTTTAAAACTGCTTTCTCTGTGGGCTTGTCTCAGGGGATGTATTTAAATGactatttaaatattataaatgTGGTTTGGGGCACTGATGaatttattcaataaaattatCTCAATTCAGTTCTTGGGTTTCTTAGTAGAAACAAAAATTTTCCTATAGGTTTGCAGATGGATTGAAATGAGTTTAAAAGCTGTTGACAATGTCATAGCTCTTGAATGACTTGTAATAGCTTGTAATATGATAATTTGCCTTCTAATGCATAAGCCATAATGCGTCGCTTCTAGATTTAAATGTACATTGTAGATTGATTCAGAAACATAACTGCTGATAATTCTTGTCTTAATAACAAGACTTAACACACAAAGTAAATCCCGTACTGTAGGTAATTGCGTACAAAGTAAGTGAATGTGAATTCACCTTCGACTAAAGAAGTGTGAAGATCTTGAAACTGCACCATACCAAATACATATTTCAAAATATCTACACATTTAGAACTGTGTTAGTTTTTGTGAAAAttcaagttttgttgtttttttttacaaaaaaaaaaaaagcaaatatactGGCAAGTGACTAGGCAACATGATTTAGAAAAATGATCTGACAAGTAAAAATGCAATGACTCATTAAAACATTTATCTAAATGATAAAACTATTTCACTTCTAAGATCTCAAAGCATTGTACATAGTATG contains the following coding sequences:
- the LOC118830620 gene encoding cyclin-dependent kinase 4 inhibitor B-like, with translation MTEKSEEERSFRLGSYLDLTSVAARGQVERLQELLAAGADPNGVNRFGRRPIQVMMMGNAGVAELLLKHGADPNIPDPTTLTLPVHDAAREGFLDTLILLHRAGARLDIGDSLGRLPLHLAQQQGHHQVTLYLRAVTGD